A stretch of Lactuca sativa cultivar Salinas chromosome 6, Lsat_Salinas_v11, whole genome shotgun sequence DNA encodes these proteins:
- the LOC111877436 gene encoding probable beta-1,4-xylosyltransferase IRX9H encodes MASIRRTLSPYQDRSHQNGGNVSPFSVNSPSHKLNSTSRFALGVRRFIGGEKHSLPRKGFRTWKRSIYSCLSFFLVGFLLGLAPFGEFEDVRTPDFSFEVNRPPILDVKEDIVVDKVELAVVKRENVKERFDYVARKQVIVVTPTYNRALQAYYLNRLGQVLRLVPPPVLWIVVEMNVASTETADILRGMGIMYRHLVCTKNLTNIKDRGVHQRNTALEHIEHHKLDGIVYFADDDNIYSLELFDTLREISRFGTWPVAMLAQSKNKAVLEGPVCNGSHVIGWHTNEKSKKLRRFHVDMSGFAFNSTILWDPKRWQKPIAPSIRQLDTIKEGFQETTFIEQLVEDESQMEGTPFGCSKILNWHLHLEAREVGYPRGWLLQKNLDAVLPIE; translated from the exons ATGGCTTCGATTCGGAGAACACTTTCGCCGTATCAGGATCGTTCGCATCAAAATGGAGGGAATGTTAGTCCGTTTTCAGTGAATTCACCCTCGCATAAGCTTAATTCCACCAGTAGATTCGCCTTGGGAGTTCGGAGATTTATAGGAGGTGAAAAACATAGTCTTCCTCGGAAAGGTTTTCGAACGTGGAAGAGATCGATTTATAGTTGCTTATCGTTTTTCTTGGTAGGGTTTTTGTTAGGTTTGGCACCGTTTGGGGAATTCGAAGATGTTAGGACTCCCGATTTTTCATTTGAAGTCAACCGCCCTCCGATCCTAGATGTGAAGGAGGATATTGTGGTAGATAAGGTGGAGTTAGCTGTTGTGAAAAGAGAAAACGTGAAGGAGAGGTTTGATTATGTTGCTAGGAAACAGGTCATTGTTGTGACACCAACTTATAATCGAGCTCTTCAGGCTTATTATTTGAATAGACTGGGTCAAGTTCTTAGGCTTGTACCTCCTCCAGTTCTTTGGATTGTTGTGGAGATGAATGTGGCTTCTACAGAAACTGCAGATATTCTTAGGGGAATGGGAATTATGTATCGGCATTTGGTATGCACCAAGAATCTTACCAATATAAAGGATAGAGGTGTTCACCAGCGGAATACAGCACTTGAACACATTGAGCACCATAAGCTTGATGGAATCGTCTATTTTGCAGATGATGATAATATCTATTCACTTGAATTGTTCGATACTTTGAGAGAAATCAG CCGTTTTGGCACATGGCCAGTTGCAATGCTTGCACAGAGCAAAAACAAGGCAGTTTTGGAAGGTCCTGTATGCAATGGCAGCCATGTAATTGGATGGCATACAAATGAAAAAAGTAAAAAACTTCGAAGATTTCATGTTGATATGTCAGGATTTGCATTCAACAGCACCATCTTGTGGGACCCAAAGAGATGGCAAAAACCCATTGCACCTTCAATTCGTCAATTAGACACCATTAAAGAGGGATTCCAA GAGACTACTTTTATAGAACAGTTGGTGGAAGATGAGAGTCAAATGGAAGGTACCCCATTTGGGTGTTCTAAAATCTTGAATTGGCATCTTCATTTGGAAGCTCGTGAAGTGGGGTACCCTAGAGGCTGGTTGCTTCAGAAGAATCTTGATGCTGTTCTCCCTATTGAGTAA